The stretch of DNA TGTGGCGCTTATCTAATTGGCCTCTGCTCTGGCCTGCTCACTGGCGCTCAGTGCCGCTCACATGCGCTCTTTATGATGGCCTCATTGGATGATTATCCgctcgccgccgccgccgttgccgtGAGGGGCTGTTGTGCCCAAAACTTGGACCTCCGAAATCAGTCGTAGTCTGCCGCTCGCACATCGTGGACGGTATTCatcagatacacacacacatcacatttaatttatttaccaaAGAAGCCAATATGTCGGAGGGTGAATCAAAGTTTGGTTTTAAGGATATGGAGAAGGCCTTGGAGAcgctgaagctgctggaggatcaTGACATGCAGTACCGAAAGCTGACAGTTCGCGGTCTCCTTGGACGCGCCAAGCGAGTGCTGACCTGTGAGTAGTACAATCCAAGACATAATCTTAATCTCCACTCACTtgtttgctgctccttccatGGCAATGCAGTGACCAAGGCCGAGGAGAAGCTGAAGAACATCAATGAAGCGATTGGAGTGTTTGAGAAGTGGCTGGAGGATAATGGCGGCGGTGCGTCCAGCAAGAATGTCAAGACTGACAACGAGGACAAGGTGGAGACTGTGCCCGGCCTGGGCTTCAAGGAcaaggcggcggcggaggcaaCGCTGAGGTAAGCGGGACATTTGGGGACATACTAATGAGGCGAGCGATTAGCGACCTTCGGGCAAGAGggcgagcagcagcgcctgcgGCATCTTATGATGTCATGTCACAGTTATAGAGTGTTTCGAACTCGGAAGTCTCATTAGATTGATAGAGCGAGCGCCGCTCTTtctgtgtgcctctctctctgctgctctctgccagCAAAGCGGTTCGTAATTATATCgtacaaatatgtataccCATCGTCACTTGTATATATATCCAAGAGCACATTCCACTGGTTCTGTCTGTATCCACAATATTTGAAtaagtatattttatatgcattcgattcgatttgccATTGCAGCATTTTGGCGGAGCGTGATCCGGACTACCAGAGGTTGGCCATCAAGGGACTGATTGGCAGCTCGAAGCGTGTGCTGTCCGGCACCAAGAATGAGGACAAGATCAATTCTATCAAGGAGGGTGTCCAAGTGCTGGAGGATTTCCTGGAGAAGTTCGAGGCCGAGAACCGCATCAAGGAAAATCGCGCATATTTGGCCTATGCAGTCGTATCTAAGCTGCCCGAGCCCAAAGAGGATCTGTCCGTTGAATTCCTTGCCGCCTATGGCGGCTCCAAGGCCAAGGGCAACTACAAGCACCTGCGCACCATGTATCCCAAGGGGGATGAGACCACCAGCTGGGACATTGTGCGCAATCGTCAGATagccaagctgctggagcagatCAAGAGCGAGGGTGCCAAGCTCTTCGACTCGGAGTCGGGCGAACCCACAGAACTGCATTTGCAGCTAATCCACTGGGCGTACACGCCACAGCCGGACAAGGTGAAGGCGTATGTGGagaagctggccaagaagACGCCGCAGAAGCGCAAGCctgagagcagcaacaacagcaacagcagcagcagtgccaacGATTCCAGCAGTGAGGATTCCGACGATTCAGtgcccaaaaagaagaagcgcgaGTAGGGGAGTAGCCACCCAGGGTGGAAATGGAACAAGGCTGCCACTTTGTAACGAACAGAAAACGGTTCATAGTTTATTTAAGTATTTTAACTCAACCTCAACTCAACGCAAACTACGATTAATGGTGGACATcttctatatatacatatatgtatgtacttatgtattgtggtatataaatatatcttaTTGCGTATGATGCCAAGCCAAACCAAGGCCTCGCTTTGATGTACAAACGATAAATCtaagagagtggaagagagagagaattgcATTTGTGCCGTTACAAATCGAAGCAACGCGTTTTCGACGTTCCCCAACACTCACGCATTTGTTCGAGTCTTGCACTCTTTTTCCCGTTATTTACGTCATCATAGCGAAACCTTCATTTGACATTCATTCGAGACCGCCCTCCCACGCACCCTGCACACGCAACTAAATTACACAATGTACAAGAGACccgaccacgcccacacaccAACATTCCCACACACTCCACTTGCAGCCACTAATACTTATACGAATACTAATACTTATGCAAGCCGGCCGTATCGTAATAATCCGACTTTGGCACGCGAGGAGATTGCGTTTGCGCATCGGTGGGAGCTGGAGGCGTCTTGGCCAGCGACAAAGTCAACTGGTGTTGGTCGATCTTGCCGGTACCGGCTGCCGTGAGATGGCCATAGGCCATGTTGAAAAGTGCATCTGGATCGCAGACGAAGCGGTAGACATAGCGCTCCCCGTTCACCTTCTGCATGATGCCCTTCTCGTAGTAGTAGCGGAGACTGCGGGACAACTTGTCGTAGTTCATGGCCGGGCGGTTCTTCTGGAGGCCCCAGCGTCGAGCCACTTCCTCGGGTTCGATCAGCTTGAACTCCATGCCCCGGCCAGTCCACGCTATGCAACTGGCACtgcaaatgcacaaaaggaTTGGAATACAGAAGGAGATTTGCAGTCTGGACTCTCACCTGGTGTTGGGTTCATCCAGAAGGGCCACCAGAAACTGCCACAGTTGCAGCGAGCCGCGACGCTGGCTTATGGGCTGGCCATGGCTGCTCGTGGAGATGCCATTGCTGGCATAGAACTGATCCAAGCGCAGCTCCGCATCGCTGGACGTGGTCGAATCGACCACGCTGGGCCGCAGCGCCGCGGGATAGGTGGAGGATATGGTGGCATTGTACGGACTGCTATCGTACTTGAGGTCTCCCTCACTCACCGCCGCCGCTGAGTTGGGGGAGAGATCTCTATAGATGGCGGCatgcgactgggactgcgtctgctgctggtggacaTAATGCGCGGGTGTGCCGTAGACAGCCGAGCTGGAGATGACAGCCGTGTGGCTGAACTTGAAGGCTGAGGCTGCATGCAGTGGCGTCAGGTGGGTcagtgcctgctgctccgcctgctggtggtggtgtccatgatgatgatggtggtgcgGATGCAGTGCGgcatgttgcaattgttgttgctgatgctgatgctcctgctgctgctgctgctgctgttgctgctgttgttgctgctgctgctgttgctgtgccgcTGTCGTGGTGGAGTCAGCGTGCTCGATTTTTGTGTTGGGCTGAAAGTGCTGGCCAGAGGAGACATCGTTGCAatagacagcagcagcagcgacggcggcAGCACTGGCCGTTTCTAGAAGAGATCCGGAGAAGAGTTGAAAGTAGCTGAATGAAAGCCGCTTTCATGCACGTTTAAACAATGTCGAGACATCGAGGGAATGGGGCACTAATTACATGGGGTTTAGAATACTCTTCCCCACAAAAGAGCAGCACAGGTTGAGCATCACAGATTGAATGTTCAGAATGTTCATGCATTTCCCCACTTAATGTGTGTCCTTTAGCTACTTTTGTGGCTAAATCACTTCTGAAAATTGTACCATAAGTCTTGTCATATATCTCTAACCATCTTCAGTATCCCACACTTCGTCTAGTTCTTAATGAGCTCCCTTGGCCTgttctgttgtttctggtgCTGCTTTGTACCTAAATGGCCAAGGTATTTAGCAGcgaattaattatttaaacagCCCACCCTCTGGAGTCGGGCACTGCAAAATGCTCAATATGCTGCAATTTAGCAGGAAAACAAACCTCTCTCTCGATGGGTGTGCACCCAACCCACTCGAACCCACACTGCTGCCACGGGGCTTGCCCTTTTCATTAGCTACTATTCCCAGGTCTTTCCCTGCCCTTCTTTCGTTTCCCCCATCACATTCCACTCCCCCTGGGCGCGACTCGGGCGCTGGGCGCATTAAAAATTCAGAAGATACCTCTGCATAATCCATGAGCAAGTGTCGACAAGTAAAAACATCATTGCCGATAACAACAGCCATACGACCGACGCGacgcgatgcgatgcgacgCTGCTGATGGAAATGCAAACCTGTTGGCTGTGTGGCCCATAAGGGCAGCTCCCCCACACCCAATGGGAGTGTGTGAGTACCACGTACCCCAGTCTGACTCTCTATCCATCGAACCACTCAGCGGCGGCCTGTGATTGAGTTGCTTGTTTGACTGATGCTGCCACCCCATGGCATAGctgcctcatcctcatccccaTCCACCGGAGGCCAACTACTCTATCGCAGTGCGTGGCGTTGCTctcgaaattgaatttcaaagcTCGTGCTGCAGCCTCTGGAAGCCGCCAATTGGATTAGCGGTTACTAACACCGGCGATATTGTTATTGTAAATTATGCGCgcaatttcattcattttatttgagAAAATATCCAGTAAAACGAAAAAAGTAGAAGCAACCAGTAATTCCGCGTAAGTGAAACGCAACCCACCAAGCCATAATCTTGGCCCAACAAATTGAGTTATTGGCATGCAAAACTGATAAGGCATGGAGCCTCAAGGCGCACggataatttgaataaatgatggaggaacgaacgaacgaataaatgaatgaatgaacgcatggctttaataattttcttttcatttttcatttcgatCAACGCGGAGTTATTCGGGGACTTACCTTCGTCGCTCTTTTTCAGAATGCCCGCGGGTGGCGATGATGGAAATCTGGCGAGAGCATAAATCAAGTAGAATATTGAGAAATGTATACATAATATGTAGAGGAAACTGCCCAGAAATGTTGCTGATTGACTTAAAGTTGACTTGTCTTGTCAGCATGAGATTCAATAatccagcggcagcggcagcgccacaTCCCCACTTACCTGTAGCAATATGGATGCGGATGTGAGTGCGGGAGCGAGTGCggatgcgggtgcgggtgcggatggctgtgtgggtgcgtCACAGCGGGTATATCGAAGAAAGTTGATGTTCTTTCATGGCGCACGCCTTTGACATTCACTGCAGAGATTCACCCAAGAAGAAAAAGCGAACACATTTTTTTGCGGTTGTTTGCGGATTCATAAATGTTTGAGACGCTTCCCATACTCGTACTCCCACTACTTAATCGAGGGAACCTTTAGCTTTTGTTAGATAATATTTCATATTAACGCTCGCACCGGGATGCCTTTGAGAGCACAAATCGAGCGCTTGTCAAATGCACTTGACTTGCCCATAATCGAATGGCAAGACAGCTCTAAGATTAGATAACAGCAAAAATGGGAGCTACGAGTATGTACTTTAGTCTGCTGTTCATAGCCTTAAAGATTTTAGCAGGTTATCCTTAAGCAAAACATAAATTCGGTTCGGGTTTCAATCGTAAAAATCATTCaggaaatgttgcaaaaagaaaataaactgtTTACAATTATTTCTAGCTGTATTAATGGATGGCAAAGGTTTGCGTAAGCTCTAAATTTTGTTCCCATTTTCCCTTATAGTTCGATACCCCCTTAAATCACTTCTGCTGATGATCCCGCAgctctaaatatatttattatattttgggACGCGGCACGCGCCATCGTCAGTTATGTTTTCATAATAAAAAacttaacaaaacaaaagaagttAAAACAAAGCCTAAAGGCCAATCCCACTCCAAGCAATCGGAAACCCCTGCCCAAAAACTCCCTCAACTCTCCTCataatggaaaattaataaacaaggatgggtggggaggggacgACGTgtaaatagcaaaaacaaacagaaagtagatacagatacagttcATACAGGAGTGGGGAGGGGTGGGGGGTAGGGGGTACGCTGCATCCGGGCATGAGAGTGTGGATGGAGgagaagagtggagagtggatgTGGACGGACGCTTACCATTGTACCTTGCGTTCAAGTAACCCTCGGTGGATGTGTCCAGCCCGAATTTGCCAATAGccggcgtgggcgtgggcgttgCATACATGACCAGCTCATCGGCCAAttgctggtgatggtggtggtgatggtgatgatggtgatgcgCATACCAGGAGGACTCGCGTGTGAGATCTGCAGGGGAAGGAGAAGAGATTATCCCTTAAAGCAGATGGCCATGGGAGAGTAGAGAGGATCACTACGGACCATTGCACAGGGAGGAGCCACCTCCGTTGGAGCTGCTTGAGGCCGCGGTGGCATTCATCAGCGCGGACGTTGCAATCGatgccggcggcggcggcgtcaaGCTTCCGGCTAGGGCTGCCAGGGCCGGCGATGTTGCCGTTGACTTCTGGCCAATGCAGATGGCCTCCATCAGAGTGTGGCCGGCATCCAGGTCATTGCTGTGACATTTCTTGCGCTCCGTCTCCAGGTGGCCGCAACTGGaggaagacgacgacgaggataTGGCCTTGGCCACGCCCGGCAACGTTGAACTGACACAGGAAACCACCGAGTCTGTGGTTAACGTGGATGCATTCGCTGCCCCATGGTAGAGCCCCAAATGggggtgatgatgatgaggatgatgatgatgcggatgcggatgcggatgcgaatGGGAAAGGGAGTGATGATCCAAGTGCGTGAGcgtctgctggagctgctccaaGTGCGTCTTGGCCTCCTGGCTGTAGTCGCTCTGTGGAATAAGGAAATGAAACCAGACGCAGCAGGAAATTACTCATGAGATTCGGGGCGTTACTTTGGGGGTTCGATTTTCGCGTTTTCTTCAAATTAGTTGTCAATTTGTAAATCTCTGTTTTTGGGGTAGCATTTCGGGGCGACGACCTGAAGGGCATCGACCATTCAGACCTTTAAGGGGGCGCCTTAAAGCCACCTGCTGAGTGCGTTAGTGATACCCGCTGCTAACAGGTTGCAGGAAACAATGGAAACAACAAAGCCCAGTCGCAGTAGAACTTCCAGCCCCAACCACAGTCTCAGTCCGTCACATTGACATAGTCAAGTGAATGGAACTTGTGGCAATTAGTTTaacagcttctgcttctgcttctgggtGTCAATTGTCCGCGTTGTTCTTGCCCTGGGCCCGTGGTCGTGCCCATTAAGTAATGAGCCATTGTCAGCGCACAACTAGAATTCGCACCaactggacacacacacacctcatAGTGCTCGTATGAGTGGTGCCAGTGGCACACCATCTCCAACTGCTGGTTTATTGACACTTTTACATTTAATGAGCTCCGCGTTGAGGTTAACCTTTCTTTTTGGtcacactctcgctctctcccctcATTAAAGATTGCGtggaatttcacttttttcctACAGGGGGGAAAACGTAGGAAAATCCCTAGCCCTAGCCTAATCATATCTCGATGCAACAATGAATGATTCACAATTCATTATTAATGTAGGAAAGATAATAAAGTTACACCGGAAATACAGTAAAGGTGgaaagtgtttgtttttttggaaCAATCTGCCAGCGACCTACATCCCAAAGTGCATTTCGTATCCCTCACTTGACATTTTAAAACTGGAACACCAaacgatgcgatgcgatgcgatgtgCACCGTCGCATTCGAGAATCATTTGTGCGATAGTTACCCCTAATTACATGCCCGTAATCATTGCCGGTTGGGCTCTATCACCAATAGAAGCatcagtgccagtgccagttccagcTCCGACTCCAGCCCTGCTCCAGATAGATACTCTTCGAAACGCAGAAAGCGGCACCGCACTTTGTGCTCTTTGCAACATTCAGAAGAAGAAATGCAGAATGCTCAGctttctcctcctcccagcCGTGGGTTATGTAAATCTTCAATGTTGTGTGTACATTCAACTCGGATTTGTGGGCGAACAGATTACATTTGGCAATCGCTAAACAGCTTTGCTTCCGCTTTCTGCAGCTACCAATTTTtgataaattgcaaaatatgtCGTTTGCCTGCGCTCGCTAAGTgcaagcaaacaatttgtcaaaTCAAATTACCACAATTATTTAGTGTAACTGTCACGAGCACATTGCGCTCCCGGAGGTGCACAGTGGGAGCGGGGGCAAAGGCAGCCAGCGAAGCGTTGTCACCTGCCACGCGTGCGCAACTGCAGCAAGGGCTTGGAGACTACGGAGCGTTGGTGCGACCACGGAATGCCCTTTGGTTCAATATAAACTGATGTATTGGAAAGTGATCTATGGTATTCATAGGATATGCTTACTGGCAGATTTTTGCAGAAAAAAGTAGTTGGAAGAATTTGAAGTGATTTTAGataaaattctttaaaatgtaattccTTATACAAGTATTTCTTGGAATCTTTTACAAGATTGATCTTTGAAGAACTaatgttgtatttttattgtgaGTTTTAAGGATATAGATAGATATTATATCTATCTccgaaaattgtttaataacaAATAGTACTTCAAATTCGAATAGTTAAGTTCATTAACCAATTAAACCGTACCTACACACGCATTAGAGCCTCTGCAGCTAAGAGAGCTACATATCCGTATACCCTTTACATACTCTTAGAGCGTACTTCAGGGCCCTACCATTAGGCCCTAATTTGTATGCGCAATTGATGCCAATTACGATTGCAATTGGGAAAAACAAACGTTGGCTGGCGGTGACTGACTGACAATCGTTCGCGTTCGTTCGATGAATCAACTTTGAACTCTGGCAAACAAAGAGGAGGGTACGCAGCGGAGACtgttgggtgggtgggttgTTGGAAAAGATTACGACGCATGCGCGCCCGCAACTGACGTTACGAAACTTTGGCTGTATttactttgcatttgacagtgcctctgtgggtgtgtgtctgtgtgtgtgtgtgcctgtgagGTTGATCTACtttgcagcagccgccacacgAGACCAGAGGAGGCAGAGCACAGAAGGGCACAAGAGGCCGACAGAAGAcaatgcttttctttttctttttacgtATTTTTCTCTGCCTGTTTTTTGGTGTCTTTTGTTTCCACGCTGAGGTGCGTTGTGTGCGGCAAATTGGTCCGagtccgactccgactccaactctGTCGCTGAATCTGTCGCTGGCTGTGCCGCTAGCTCTGCCACTGGTTCCAcctggggcttgggcttgtgcttgtgcttgtcgTGGAAAACACTTTCACTGCACATGAGGAGGCAGTGACACGGTCGTCTCCATAGTCTTTGCTGTCTTCGCTCTTcttgtgggtgctgctgctgctgctgctggtgctgtggcAATGGAAGCGCGACCGAGCAAGTTTCTCGGTTTGTTCGCTTCGcctgctttgccttttgcattttcgtttGAGCTCTGGCCCAGTACGGAGGTGTTTCTTCTGAGCTTTCCATACCCCACACATCCATAAGACTGTCTCAGAATTACCTGCTCCATGTTCAGTTCAGCGACATGTCAGAATACATTGGCCGGGATTATCTTTGGCTCTgcactctgctgctgatctGCGCCCTGCTTCAGGGTAAGTTATCAGTCTTTGGTCTCCCTCGAGCAGCTACAATACCTCTGCCTGTCCTTCCAGTGGCCCTGTGCCAGCCGTACCAGGTGCCGCATCGCTGCTCGAATCGCTTGGAGAGCGCCCTGGAGAACATGCGACGGCGCAGCATTCAGACCAAGAGCTCCACCGATCGGACTCGCTCGCGATCCATGTGGCAGCCGCCGGCGCAGAGTCCCTACCAGCTGTACCACAGCTTCTATGGGCAGCACAGTGATCCCGAGGATGATTTCTACAATGCGGGTGGCAGCTACAATTCGGGGCGTGGCTACCATGCCAAGCTGCTGCATAGGAATGGGCGTCCCTATCCGTTTGCGGACTCCACTGctgcgctggagctggaggaacTGCTCTCtggacaccagcagcagcaacagcaacagcatcagtaccaacagcagcagcaccatgaGCACCGGCAGCCGCACAAGCTGGACATATCCCGCGTGGAGGTCGAGGATCTGAAGGTGCGTGTGCCGCCAGCAAAGTCCGCCGCCCGTTGGGTGGAGATCGACAAGTGCAAGTTCAGCACGGAAAACTCCACACTGGACACGCGGCTAATCTTCCCGGATCTCACGCTCAGCGGCAAGGTGGTGATGCAGCCCATGGGCGGACGCTGCCACATGATCCTCCGCCTGCGGCATGCGGGCATCGAGTTTCGCACTGTGCCGCTGGGCATGGAGCCAGCGGGCTCAGGGCAGTTGCCTCACACGTATGAGCAGTCCAGGAGACTGAGCGCCTCCTCCGTGCGCACGGACTCCCACTTTGCGGAGCCAGGATTCATCTCAGTCTTTGCACACGGCTGCCAGGGACCGACTGGCATTCGGCTGCGACAGAACTCGAAGCGGAGATTCGGCTACGGCGCGGGCACCGCTCCCCAGGTGGAGCTGGGCGAGCCGCATGTCATCATGGGCACGACGCGACCGCAGCCCCAGAGGTGGGGCAAGTACCACAAGCCGGACTACGACATCAGGCTGGATCAGACCACACAGCGGGACAAGAGCCTGGAGCTGGGCAGCGATAGCCGTGGCCAGGACTCGTCGGAGTTTGTGGATGTCAACGGCGACAATTTCTACCGGCGGAAGTTCAACAAGCGgcgacgtcgtcgtcggcgcTTTGCCGATAATGGAGCCACGGAGAATTTCGTGGACCAAATGAGCTTCAACGAGGATGTGCTCCACTTTGAGGacgagcaactgcagcagatgGTGGAACCAGATGCCAGAGCCTTTGCGGACATCTTCAGTGCGagtggcggaggcggcggaCACAGCGGGGATCGTGATGAGCTGGTGGGCGAGGCCATGTCCCacgagctggagaagctctTCTCCATGGGAGTGCGCGGTCTGCTGACCACCTACATGCAGCGCGCCCTGCAGCCGGCCATCAAGGAGACCCTCATGGAGAACATGGGCTACACCTTGAGCTACGGCTGAGTCCCCTACATGGGGGTCCCATCCCAAGTATTAGCGCCTTAATTTATGTCAGATTCAACAGAAATAAAAGCTTTAAGCAGAATAATTGATAGACTGTGTGCACGGGCACTCGATTGTCTCAATGGATTACATAATCTTACCAATTTGGCGGTATCCATTTAGTGGAAAGTGCAGATGGCACGCTCGacttcacacacactcactcacacacggCCGGACTTGACCGGACCGGACACACTCTTGAACTTGATGGCGCAGATTGCGCTGGCTGTGGGTAAAAATGTTCACTAATAGGATTCCGTTCCGCTTTGTTTCTGCACATCAATAACATTCAATTATTCAACACTCGATGGCTTTCACTTGTCGCTGCTGATCGGCACGCATTCCGTTGTCATCGTGCAGACGTTCTCGAGTATCCGTGATAACTGCCGTGGTGACGCCGTTACAGGATTCGACCAGGCTCATGCTGTGATTAGGGGGTGTCTGTGTAATGGGGTTGGATGCGCCAGGATGCTGTGCCTTGTGCTCTGCGCAGGTGCAGAACGCCCCCAAAGGTTGCTCATTGGTTGAACTGCTTCTAAGGACGAGGGCCAATGGTAGGTCAGCGTGGGCGTTAATTAGTTTGAAaactaaatttattttaaataattgtttaagaacattttaaaCTATTTCTTGCTATTTTTGTAATAGTCATTGGTTTTATTAATCATTGCCTTATCAAAAAGGTAATTATCAAAAACTTTCTCAATAGAATTTCAAGAGAATTCCCTAATAAACGCATATCTTATTAGCTATAATCGCAGACATGCAAATTTCATGttcaaattttcaattcaaGCGAAACTTAACCACCAGAATTGCCAACCACTCAAACTTAGGTCATAGCGCTGCCAGATTGCTGCATTTACGTTGCGTGTGCAAGTGCTGTGTAGCGAAAAATGTTCATGGTATGTTTGGCAATGTGGTGGAATATGCATGCTTTCGCTGCATGTGCTGAGCCtgttttttattataatttaccTATTTAAAAGGAGATTGCTTATTCGGCTAAGTTAATTTTTCCACCGTATATTTATGGTATGTTTTGGTAAATAAtagtatatttcggtatattttatcgataaatccgcgaaCACTGTTTACTATGTTTTATTATACAATTATTGTACAAATCAAGTCCATTCATACAGGCGTAAGTagctaacaacaacaacaaccaagtgCCGAACAGGTGAACACCCACCCCAATGGGTTGTGATGCAGTGCAGCGCATGGAGACAACTCCACCTTGAAACTTTGTTTACGCACAATGTTTTGTCTAGGGTGGGGGGGAGGAGTGAGGCGTTGGGTGGCCACTCAGTCAGGTGGTGCCTTGTGTCTGCGCATTATATAATGAAAACtcgaatattaaaaatgtgagAATGGTGCTGGAAGATAAGATAGCCCTTGGGATTACGCAAAACTCCGTCCGGACAGAATCCTTGGCCTTGGCGACTGAGCAAAGGTTGGGGCCGCTTGTACCCCAAAATAAGATTCGATCTGTCATGGCGCGACCTTGAGGCCTTCGCAATGATTTTCGTGCGTATGCGCTCGAGTTGCGTCAACACTGAGatgttgttttgttctttacagatacacacacacgagaacGGAAACAAAGGGAGAATACCCAGGAAACTAAGTGAATGATAACCATCATGCTGGTTGAATGCACCCGCCGTCAATGCCCGAGGATGCTCTGAACAGTGCTGTAGCTAGAAGAAAGCGTTACATCCGCATCGGCATCACTCACATACGTGCCCCGCATGCAAGCGCATCACTCCGGACGCACTGTGTCCGACAGGTAGCACCATGGCGGAAACGAATACACACCTCACTGTGGCGTCCAGCGGTGCCGCTGGAATGAGCAGTGGGGTGGACGGATCTCCCTACATACGCACAATCGAGTGGAACATGATGAACAAAACCAAGTTCTTTCCGCTCTCCATGCTGAGCTCGTTCTCGGTGCGCTGCTGTCTCTTCCCGCTCACCGTGATCAAGACGCAGCTCCAGGTGCAGCACAAGAGCGATGTCTACAAGGGCATGGTGGACTGTGCCATGAAAATCTACCGCTCCGAGGGTGTGCCCGGACTGTATAGAGGATTCTGGATATCGTCGGTGCAAATCGTATCGGGCGTCTTCTACATCAGCACCTACGAAGGCGTGAGACACGTTCTCACCGATATGGGTGCTGGCCACCGTGTAAAAGCTTTAGCCGGAGGCGGATGCGCCTCGCTGGTGGGTCAGACCATCATAGTTCCTTTCGATGTTATATCGCAGCATGCCATGGTGCTCGGCATGTCGGCGCATGCCGGTGGCAAGGGGGATATCAATC from Drosophila subobscura isolate 14011-0131.10 chromosome O, UCBerk_Dsub_1.0, whole genome shotgun sequence encodes:
- the LOC117898329 gene encoding ETV5-related protein Ets96B, with the translated sequence MDTAKLSDYSQEAKTHLEQLQQTLTHLDHHSLSHSHPHPHPHHHHPHHHHPHLGLYHGAANASTLTTDSVVSCVSSTLPGVAKAISSSSSSSSCGHLETERKKCHSNDLDAGHTLMEAICIGQKSTATSPALAALAGSLTPPPPASIATSALMNATAASSSSNGGGSSLCNDLTRESSWYAHHHHHHHHHHHQQLADELVMYATPTPTPAIGKFGLDTSTEGYLNARYNVNVKGVRHERTSTFFDIPAVTHPHSHPHPHPHPHSLPHSHPHPYCYRFPSSPPAGILKKSDEETASAAAVAAAAVYCNDVSSGQHFQPNTKIEHADSTTTAAQQQQQQQQQQQQQQQQQQEHQHQQQQLQHAALHPHHHHHHGHHHQQAEQQALTHLTPLHAASAFKFSHTAVISSSAVYGTPAHYVHQQQTQSQSHAAIYRDLSPNSAAAVSEGDLKYDSSPYNATISSTYPAALRPSVVDSTTSSDAELRLDQFYASNGISTSSHGQPISQRRGSLQLWQFLVALLDEPNTSASCIAWTGRGMEFKLIEPEEVARRWGLQKNRPAMNYDKLSRSLRYYYEKGIMQKVNGERYVYRFVCDPDALFNMAYGHLTAAGTGKIDQHQLTLSLAKTPPAPTDAQTQSPRVPKSDYYDTAGLHKY
- the LOC117898056 gene encoding uncharacterized protein LOC117898056, giving the protein MSEGESKFGFKDMEKALETLKLLEDHDMQYRKLTVRGLLGRAKRVLTLTKAEEKLKNINEAIGVFEKWLEDNGGGASSKNVKTDNEDKVETVPGLGFKDKAAAEATLSILAERDPDYQRLAIKGLIGSSKRVLSGTKNEDKINSIKEGVQVLEDFLEKFEAENRIKENRAYLAYAVVSKLPEPKEDLSVEFLAAYGGSKAKGNYKHLRTMYPKGDETTSWDIVRNRQIAKLLEQIKSEGAKLFDSESGEPTELHLQLIHWAYTPQPDKVKAYVEKLAKKTPQKRKPESSNNSNSSSSANDSSSEDSDDSVPKKKKRE
- the LOC117898328 gene encoding uncharacterized protein LOC117898328 gives rise to the protein MSEYIGRDYLWLCTLLLICALLQVALCQPYQVPHRCSNRLESALENMRRRSIQTKSSTDRTRSRSMWQPPAQSPYQLYHSFYGQHSDPEDDFYNAGGSYNSGRGYHAKLLHRNGRPYPFADSTAALELEELLSGHQQQQQQQHQYQQQQHHEHRQPHKLDISRVEVEDLKVRVPPAKSAARWVEIDKCKFSTENSTLDTRLIFPDLTLSGKVVMQPMGGRCHMILRLRHAGIEFRTVPLGMEPAGSGQLPHTYEQSRRLSASSVRTDSHFAEPGFISVFAHGCQGPTGIRLRQNSKRRFGYGAGTAPQVELGEPHVIMGTTRPQPQRWGKYHKPDYDIRLDQTTQRDKSLELGSDSRGQDSSEFVDVNGDNFYRRKFNKRRRRRRRFADNGATENFVDQMSFNEDVLHFEDEQLQQMVEPDARAFADIFSASGGGGGHSGDRDELVGEAMSHELEKLFSMGVRGLLTTYMQRALQPAIKETLMENMGYTLSYG
- the LOC117897333 gene encoding solute carrier family 25 member 44 — translated: MAETNTHLTVASSGAAGMSSGVDGSPYIRTIEWNMMNKTKFFPLSMLSSFSVRCCLFPLTVIKTQLQVQHKSDVYKGMVDCAMKIYRSEGVPGLYRGFWISSVQIVSGVFYISTYEGVRHVLTDMGAGHRVKALAGGGCASLVGQTIIVPFDVISQHAMVLGMSAHAGGKGDINPLGIKSWPGRSRLHISMDIGREIMRRDGLRGFYRGYTASLMAYVPNSAMWWAFYHLYQDELCRICPDWVSHLFIQCVAGSLGGFTTTILTNPLDIVRARLQVHRLDSMSLAFRELWREEKLNCFFKGLSARLVQSAAFSFSIILGYETIKRIAVDEQYKHQIRW